The Henckelia pumila isolate YLH828 chromosome 2, ASM3356847v2, whole genome shotgun sequence genome includes a window with the following:
- the LOC140883114 gene encoding pentatricopeptide repeat-containing protein At4g32450, mitochondrial-like yields the protein MYTRRPSLATLNSLTRLFHLSALKKLSSFTESLYLVRNLSTASERTDFYDPNFGGVERNRSPNGFQGDNPIGQFGDFQPSYAPQNGFRNDWNAGGFDGVNYGQTSTGVYGQYQNDRYENSRNEVISGGFDVGMQKPGGVRGHEALESGFSGRYQTSISQQNYSGNHFGNYQKTGGGDYYSNAGNYKQNWREYQVGGIVDSQVANNPNEGSLGIVEESLPVRKTEDIDELCKEGKLKEAVELLGQLEQQGISVDLPRYLAVMQLCGENKALEEAKSVHEHLLKSTPHPEIRIYNNILEMYSKCGSMVDAFEVFDKMPRRNLTSWDILIYWLAKNDNGEDSIYLFEQFKKSGLKPDGQMFLGVFSACGVLGDIVEGMLHFESMSKDYGIFPSIEHYVGVVDMLGRAGFLDEALEFMEKMPVEPGVEIWETLMNFCRMHGNLELGERCADIVQLLDPSRLNEQSREGLIPINAADLAKEKERKKLSGQNLLEVRSRVHEYRAGDRSHPDHERIYAVLRGLKQQMKEVGYVPETKFVLHDVDIEAKEEALMAHSERLAAAQGFLTTPARSPLRIIKNLRVCGDCHNAFKIISSIVGREIIARDSKRFHHFKDGLCSCNDYW from the coding sequence ATGTACACTAGAAGACCTTCACTCGCCACCCTCAACTCTCTCACCCGTCTATTTCACCTCAGTGCTCTCAAAAAGCTTAGTTCTTTCACGGAATCCCTTTATCTGGTGAGAAATCTATCCACAGCTTCTGAAAGAACAGATTTTTACGACCCGAATTTTGGTGGGGTTGAGCGAAATAGAAGCCCTAATGGGTTTCAAGGGGACAACCCAATTGGCCAGTTTGGTGATTTTCAACCTTCTTACGCCCCTCAAAATGGCTTTCGTAATGATTGGAATGCTGGAGGTTTTGATGGAGTTAATTATGGCCAAACCTCAACTGGTGTTTATGGGCAGTACCAGAACGACCGCTACGAGAATTCGAGGAACGAGGTAATTTCGGGTGGGTTTGATGTGGGAATGCAAAAACCCGGTGGAGTACGCGGACATGAGGCTTTAGAGAGTGGTTTCTCAGGGCGATACCAAACATCGATATCTCAGCAGAATTACAGTGGCAATCACTTTGGAAATTATCAGAAGACTGGGGGTGGGGATTATTACTCCAATGCTGGAAACTATAAACAGAATTGGAGGGAGTATCAAGTTGGCGGAATAGTTGATTCTCAAGTAGCAAATAATCCGAATGAGGGGTCTCTTGGAATTGTTGAAGAGAGTCTGCCCGTAAGGAAAACTGAGGATATAGATGAGTTGTGCAAGGAAGGAAAACTGAAGGAAGCAGTGGAACTTTTGGGACAGCTAGAACAGCAGGGTATCTCAGTTGATCTGCCTAGATACCTGGCTGTAATGCAGCTCTGCGGTGAGAATAAGGCTTTGGAAGAGGCCAAATCTGTTCATGAGCATCTTCTGAAGTCAACGCCGCATCCTGAAATTAGAATATACAATAATATTCTTGAGATGTACTCTAAATGTGGTTCCATGGTCGACGCATTTGAGGTCTTCGATAAAATGCCTAGACGTAATCTGACATCTTGGGACATTTTGATATACTGGCTTGCTAAAAATGATAACGGAGAAGATTCCATCTATTTGTTTGAGCAATTCAAAAAATCTGGGCTGAAACCTGATGGCCAGATGTTTTTGGGTGTCTTTTCTGCGTGTGGTGTCCTAGGTGACATTGTAGAAGGAATGCTGCATTTTGAATCCATGAGCAAGGATTATGGAATATTTCCGTCAATTGAGCATTATGTTGGCGTAGTGGACATGCTTGGAAGAGCAGGATTCCTGGATGAAGCCTTGGAATTCATGGAAAAAATGCCTGTTGAACCCGGAGTAGAAATTTGGGAAACCTTGATGAATTTCTGTAGAATGCATGGAAATCTGGAGCTTGGAGAACGATGTGCTGATATTGTGCAACTTTTGGATCCATCCCGCCTTAATGAGCAATCAAGAGAGGGCCTCATACCAATAAATGCTGCTGACCTTGCAAAAGAGAAAGAGAGAAAGAAGTTAAGTGGCCAAAATCTTCTAGAGGTTCGGAGTAGAGTCCACGAATATAGAGCAGGTGACAGATCTCACCCTGATCATGAAAGGATCTACGCAGTGCTAAGGGGACTGAAACAGCAAATGAAAGAGGTGGGTTATGTTCCAGAGACTAAATTTGTGCTCCATGATGTTGACATAGAAGCTAAGGAGGAAGCTCTCATGGCTCATAGCGAGAGACTTGCTGCTGCACAAGGTTTCTTAACCACTCCAGCACGATCCCCTCTGCGAATTATTAAGAATCTTCGTGTTTGTGGTGATTGCCACAATGCATTTAAAATTATCTCAAGTATAGTTGGTAGGGAAATTATTGCACGAGATAGTAAGAGGTTTCACCATTTTAAAGATGGATTATGTTCTTGTAATGATTATTGGTGA